One Aphelocoma coerulescens isolate FSJ_1873_10779 chromosome 8, UR_Acoe_1.0, whole genome shotgun sequence genomic region harbors:
- the ATP6V1G3 gene encoding V-type proton ATPase subunit G 3 produces MTSQSQGIQQLLQAEKRAKDKLEEAKKRKGKRLKQAKEEATAEIDHYRLQREKEFRNKETSVMGSQGNFSAKIEEQTTEAIRNLTSSYHRNMESMMKKLLSTICDISPEIHPNFRPVV; encoded by the exons ATGACCAGCCAGTCTCAGGGAATCCAGCAGCTTTTGCAGGCAGAAAAACGTGCCAAGGACAAACTGGAGGAAGCCAAAAAAA GAAAGGGTAAAAGGCTGAAGCAGGCCAAGGAAGAGGCCACAGCCGAGATAGACCACTACAGACTACAGAGGGAGAAGGAATTTAGAAACAAGGAAACAAGT GTAATGGGCTCCCAAGGTAACTTCTCTGCCAAAATAGAAGAGCAAACAACGGAAGCCATCCGAAACCTCACAAGCAGCTACCACAGGAACATGGAGAGCATGATGAAAAAGCTCTTGAGCACAATATGTGACATCAGCCCTGAAATTCACCCAAACTTCAGACCTGTGGTTTAA